The following is a genomic window from Meriones unguiculatus strain TT.TT164.6M chromosome 7, Bangor_MerUng_6.1, whole genome shotgun sequence.
CTGGGGTGGGGCAGCTCTGGGAAGGACTGGGGCCTCTGGCTCCTGGGAGGGGAGAGGTAGGGGCAGAGCCGCCAGGAACTGACCAATGGGGAAAGCGCCCATATTTGTACTCGGGAACTTGGAAATTCCTGATTCCCGCCCCTGCGACATGTCCATCCCCCTCCTACCCGGGGCATAAAAAGCCCCAGGTGAGGGCCTTGTCACTCCTCCTGCGGTCAGCAGCTCTCAGGCCCGCGTTCCTTGTCCCTCTGCTCCGGTCTTCCTCGTCACCATGACTGCCTACAGCTATCGCCAGTCCTCAGCCACCTCCTCCTATGGGGGCATGGGCAGCGGTTCCCTGCGCTTTGGGTCAAGCGGTGTTTTCCGCGCACCCAGCATCCACGGGGGCTCAGGCGGCCGCGGCGTGTCCGTGTCTTCCGCCCGCTTCGTGTCCTCGTCCTCCTCCGGGGGCTATGGCGGAAGCTACGGTGGAAGTTTTGGTGGGACCCTGGCCGTGTCCGACGGGCTGCTGGCCGGCAACGAGAAGATCACCATGCAGAACCTCAACGATCGCCTCGCCTCCTACCTGGACAAGGTGCGCGCCCTGGAGCAGGCCAATGGAGAGCTGGAGGTGAAGATCCGGGACTGGTACCAGAAGCAGGGGCCCGGGCCCTCCCGCGATTACAGCCACTACTTTAAGACCATCGAGGACTTGCGTGACAAGGTGGGCAGCAGCTGGGCCCTGGGAGGTGCACCTGCTAGGGCTGTGCGGCAGGGCGGGAAGGTTGTGGAAACCCAGCCCGCGGGGAAGGGGGGGCGGGGAGGCAAGCCCGTTACAGCGACGACGGGCAAGATCCCGCAGGGTGGGGCGGAAAGGCCGGGCTGGCAGGTAAGTGGGTGGGACCAGCAGGGAAGGTGGAGAGCTGCTGGGAGAGAAGGTCAGGaaaaaacgagagagagagagagagagagagagagagagagagagagagagagagagagagagagagagagagagagagagacatcagCTGTGGGCTGCCCAGAATGAAGACCCCAAGCCTGAGCCTCAGATGGGATGCTGCATGTATATGGGctcaggagccagggacactctTTCTGGGAGTCTTCACGTTTCTTTCCTCCTGTTGCGCTTGCCTGGTTTTCTTCACAGCAGTCCTCTTCCCActcctctccagcccaggagaCCACCCAGGCTCACAAGGAGCTATGGGAAGAATGTaagaactgggggtggggggtggggtgcatagcaaaacccagtcttaaaaaaaaaaatttccagtcaggcatggtagctcaggcctgtaatcccagaaccagggaagcagaggctggaggatgaaTTCTTAGCCATGCTCAGCCACACTTGAGGCTGGTTGGAGTTACAGgagtctctccctcccccctcttctcctcctcccttcccccacctctcctcgcccctcccctccccacccttcccccaccccttctctggccactcccccccccccaagcccaagcaaacaagcaaaaaactttaacatgagacaaagaaaaggaaaaaagtattTTAGTAAACGAGAGGGAGATAGAGGAGGTGACCTCTTGCTTCTGTGGACCGCTTTCCTGGAGGAGCAGGCACAGAGAAGGCGGCCTGCAGGCCTCCATGGGCAGTCTTCACTCCCAGAGAAGAGCTGTGTCCTGAAAAGAACTGTACCCTAGTGACCAGGGTGGCATTTAACAGCTCCTGCCCCCACAAGCTCTCCCAACATGCACTTCgccagagcatttttttttttttcagtgtggtgTGAACCTAGCATGGAGCCAGGCACAGATCCTAGAGATGCCGGCAAGCAGCTAGAGtgcttaccccccccccccgcctccattttcttttttttttttaaattttgaacacGGTCACTGGACAGCGAGACTCCCAGGCAGCACAGCACATCCTCTGTCTCCTGCCTGGTCGCCTCATCCCCCTCCTCATCCCCACAGCAGACATATCTAGAAGCGATTCTTACTCCGCTGGGAAtgatctctgattttttttttttatgccctGCTCTGTTTTCTTCAACAACACCCCCAGACATCCAcgtagctgagcatggtggcttaTGCCAATAATCCGTCATCAGGgaacggaggcaggaggatgaggaggaggtcAGTGCCAGCTGAGCTTACCTAGtggggctctgtctcaaaatGTCAAGCCAGAGGAAacccaaatcaaacaaaacagaacaaaacagaacaaaacaaaacaaaacataaaagcgaaacaaaacagaagttgtGCCAATGATGGAGGCGGTGAGTGGGCCGTGACCTAATCTTTGAAAAACGCTGAGCCCAGGTACTTACATCGGTGGTGAGCTGGATGATTTGAATGAACCCCTCAGATGGGATGAGCTCGGGATTTCCAGTTGTGGTGTTAGCCCGGTAGCGAGACTGAGCGACAACGAAGGGCGAGGTTGGAGGTGCCTGGTACAGTGTTGATTCCTGGAGGTAGAAGGAACTCTAAGTGTGGGACACAGACAGGGATAagtgcctcttcctcctcctcttcctcttaaataattgtttatttttgttttatgtacatgGACATATTttatggtgttttgcctacatgcatgtctgtgtgagcatgtcagattccctggaactggagttacagacagttgtgagctgccgagtgggtgctgggaattgaacccaggacctttgtaAGAGAAGATCTCTCAAccatcctcccccccccaggAGTTAAGctactctttaatttttttttaatttagtcacTTCTCTCgtttagctccctcccttgtctcttccctctctcaccctccctccctcttcccccaccccctccctttcccctagtcctcagaaagggggagccctcctcccctaccatctgactccagtCTATTCTCCTCTGCTTCGTGTTGTGTTTCTAGGCCTTTAGAGTTTTACCCGTACAGGTCTTAGACCCGTCCTTCTGGAATTGCCTCTTTGCCTGCCTCCCTTCACCCTCCCCTCAACCTCTTGAACTGTGTGTCCCGCTACAGCCCCCAGGCGGTGGATCTAGGCCGAAGCCTCCCAGAGAGCAGACTAGTGGGTAGTGTCTGGGGAGCAGAGGCTATCCGTCCATTCCTCTCTCCTTCTGGGGGAAGAAAGTGACTAGGTAACACCTGTTTGCCAAACTGGCGCCAACTGCCGGCCTCCTCCCTTCCAGATTCTTGGCGCCACCATCGAAAACTCCAAGATTGTCCTACAGATCGACAATGCCCGCTTGGCTGCGGATGACTTCCGAACTAAGTAAGTGGCCCtgcttttgggggggggggttggggctGCAAAAGCCAGGGCAGTGGGATGGGAGCAACTCCAATCCTTTATAGTGCTCTCTGCAGTGGAGGCCTGGGCTCCATTCTTATCTGCTTGAGCTGGCTTGAAGCAATGcacctgtcctcctcctcccccccaccGCCCCAGATTCCTAAACCCTGGGGAAGTTGGCAGAGACACAGAATCAGCACTGACCTGACTGAAACTATTTCCTTGGAAAGGTTCGAGACAGAGCAGGCCCTGCGCATGAGCGTGGAGGCCGACATCAATGGCCTGCGCCGGGTGCTGGATGAGCTGACCCTGGCCAGGACCGACCTGGAGATGCAGATCGAGGGCCTCAAGGAGGAGCTGGCCTACCTGAAGAAGAACCACGAGGAGGTGGGTCAAGCTGGGCCTTTGTCCACCTTGTCCCAGAACTGGGAGACACTATTATCTTAGACACACTGATCACGACCTCATTTCTTACATCATTACTATGACCCTGGCTTGTGATCACGCCTCTCACGGTCCCAGCAGGACATGCTGACCATCAATCACACCTACTCTCCAGTGCTGGCTCCTAGACCTGCACTTCCAAACCAGCCCTCTTTGGCTCAGGGCTTTGGGGAGTGACCTGGTCCAGGTCCAGCATGCTTAGGTCTTGACATGCCCACTTCTGTGGTGTCTCCGCAGGAAATCAGTGCCCTGAGGAGCCAAGTGGGTGGCCAGGTCAGCGTGGAGATGGATTGTGCCCCGGGTGTCGACCTCGCCAAGATCCTGAGTGACATGAGAAGTCAATATGAGGTCATGGCTGAGAAGAACCGGAAGGATGCTGAAGCCTGGTTCACTACTCGGGTATGGAGAGGGTGTTGGTATCCTGtgagggtggagaggagaggggaCCCTGAATTCCCCACACAAGGATATGCCCTGTTGCTTATTTTCTCCTTGTCTTGTCTTGTTGCAGACTGAGGAGCTGAACAGGGAAGTCGCTGGACACACTGAGCAGCTCCAGATAAGCAAGACCCAGGTCACAGACCTCCGACGCACCCTCCAGGGCCTTGAGATCGAGCTGCAGTCCCAGCTGAGCACGGTACGTGTCCCTACCCCATGGGCTGCACAGCTCGAGGCCTGGCGTAGCTCGGCTGGCGGCTGTGCCCGTGTTTGGGAACCTGCCTCTGCTGAGTCAtgtcccctttccctcccctcagaaAGCCGCCCTGGAAGGCACGCTGGCAGAGACAGAGGCCCGCTACGGAGCTCAGCTGTCACAGATCCAGGGCATGATCAGCAGCATTGAAGCTCAGCTGGCCGACGTGCGCGCTGACACAGAGCGCCAAAACCAGGAGTATCAGCAGCTCATGGACATCAAGTCGAGGCTGGAGCAGGAGATCGCCACCTACCGCAGCCTGCTCGAGGGCCAGGAAGCCCACTACAACAGCCTGCCCACCCCCAAAGCCATCTGAGCTGATCCCGTGCTGTCAGCCAGActcccctgggggaggggcacgacGGGGGTGATAGTTTTACTCCAGCTCCTGACTTGTCAATAAAACTATTCTCCAGGGCAAGGGCCGTCTGCTTATTTCAGCCCATGGAGAGATGGGTCATGTCTTAGCCCCTTGTTTTGTTTGAACCAAAGTTCACCCTGTCCCAGGACAGGGAACATGAACGAGGACGCAGTGATGGAAAGTCCCATT
Proteins encoded in this region:
- the Krt19 gene encoding keratin, type I cytoskeletal 19 gives rise to the protein MTAYSYRQSSATSSYGGMGSGSLRFGSSGVFRAPSIHGGSGGRGVSVSSARFVSSSSSGGYGGSYGGSFGGTLAVSDGLLAGNEKITMQNLNDRLASYLDKVRALEQANGELEVKIRDWYQKQGPGPSRDYSHYFKTIEDLRDKILGATIENSKIVLQIDNARLAADDFRTKFETEQALRMSVEADINGLRRVLDELTLARTDLEMQIEGLKEELAYLKKNHEEEISALRSQVGGQVSVEMDCAPGVDLAKILSDMRSQYEVMAEKNRKDAEAWFTTRTEELNREVAGHTEQLQISKTQVTDLRRTLQGLEIELQSQLSTKAALEGTLAETEARYGAQLSQIQGMISSIEAQLADVRADTERQNQEYQQLMDIKSRLEQEIATYRSLLEGQEAHYNSLPTPKAI